The following coding sequences lie in one Leucobacter allii genomic window:
- the nadD gene encoding nicotinate-nucleotide adenylyltransferase gives MGGTFDPIHHGHLVAASEVAQSFDLDEVVFVPTGHPWQKTNVSPSEHRYLMTVIATASNPRFTVSRVDVDRAGPTYTVDTLRDLREQMPEAELFFISGADAVEQILSWKDVDDLWDFAHFIAVSRPGHELSLSGLSGEHVSLLEVPALAISSTDCRERVAREYPVWYLVPDGVVQYIAKHGLYSKEATEHE, from the coding sequence ATGGGCGGCACCTTCGATCCCATCCATCACGGTCACCTGGTCGCGGCGAGCGAGGTGGCGCAGAGCTTCGACCTCGATGAGGTCGTGTTCGTGCCCACGGGGCACCCCTGGCAGAAGACGAACGTCTCGCCGAGCGAGCACCGCTACCTCATGACGGTGATCGCCACTGCGTCGAACCCCCGCTTCACGGTGAGCCGCGTGGACGTGGACCGCGCCGGACCCACGTACACCGTCGACACGCTCCGCGACCTGCGCGAGCAGATGCCCGAGGCCGAGCTCTTCTTCATCTCGGGGGCCGATGCCGTCGAGCAGATCCTGAGCTGGAAGGATGTCGACGACCTGTGGGACTTCGCGCACTTCATCGCGGTCTCCCGCCCGGGGCATGAGCTGTCGCTTTCTGGATTGTCCGGCGAGCACGTAAGCTTGTTGGAAGTCCCTGCTCTCGCGATCTCCTCGACGGATTGCCGGGAGCGGGTCGCCCGTGAGTATCCGGTGTGGTACCTCGTTCCGGACGGGGTGGTGCAGTACATTGCCAAACACGGGTTGTATTCCAAGGAAGCGACAGAGCATGAGTGA
- the rsfS gene encoding ribosome silencing factor, protein MELRLQVSELRDVRADLGIAVRAADEKGATGPVALEVTEQFGLADVFLVLGGSVERNVQAISDAVEDALNEAGVRTLRREGRETGRWVLLDFGDLIVHVFHQEERDFYQLERLWQDCPTIDVAGMLAPSSERAE, encoded by the coding sequence ATGGAATTGAGACTTCAAGTGAGCGAACTTCGCGACGTCAGGGCCGATCTGGGGATCGCCGTACGTGCGGCAGACGAGAAGGGTGCGACCGGACCGGTCGCGCTCGAGGTGACGGAGCAGTTCGGCCTCGCCGACGTCTTCCTGGTGCTCGGCGGCAGCGTCGAGCGGAACGTGCAGGCCATCTCCGACGCGGTCGAGGATGCGCTGAACGAAGCGGGGGTGCGGACACTCCGGCGCGAGGGCCGCGAGACCGGCCGCTGGGTGCTGCTCGACTTCGGCGACCTCATCGTGCACGTCTTCCACCAGGAGGAGCGGGACTTCTACCAGCTCGAACGGCTGTGGCAGGACTGCCCGACCATCGACGTCGCCGGGATGCTCGCGCCGTCGTCCGAACGCGCCGAATAG
- a CDS encoding metal ABC transporter permease: protein MTPLDLLLEPLQYEFMGRALLATGIAAAVCALLSCWLVLIGWSLMGDAVSHAVLPGVVLAYIVGAPFALGAIVFGLIAVTAIGAIRSTSRVKEDAAIGIVFTTLFALGLVLISVTPSQTDLTHIIFGNVLGVTTADLLQIAVLAAIAGVAVLVKRRDLTLFAFDPTHARAIGLNPRLLGALLLGLLALTAVVALQVVGVILVVAMLIIPGATAYLLTDRFGRMLVIAPTLAVLCSAVGIYASYWLDAASGGLVVLAQGAAFVLVYLFGPRHGLLGRIRGRRRAEA, encoded by the coding sequence ATGACCCCGCTCGACCTCCTCCTCGAACCGCTGCAGTACGAGTTCATGGGCCGGGCGCTGCTCGCCACCGGGATCGCCGCCGCGGTGTGCGCGCTGCTCTCGTGCTGGCTCGTGCTCATCGGCTGGTCCCTCATGGGCGACGCGGTCTCGCACGCGGTGCTCCCCGGGGTCGTGCTCGCCTACATCGTCGGAGCGCCATTCGCGCTCGGGGCGATCGTCTTCGGGCTCATCGCCGTGACCGCCATCGGCGCGATCCGGAGCACCAGCCGGGTGAAGGAGGACGCCGCGATCGGCATCGTCTTCACGACCCTCTTCGCCCTGGGCCTCGTGCTCATCTCGGTGACCCCGAGCCAGACCGACCTCACGCACATCATCTTCGGCAACGTGCTCGGCGTGACGACGGCCGACCTCCTGCAGATCGCGGTGCTCGCCGCCATCGCCGGGGTCGCGGTCCTCGTGAAGCGCCGGGACCTCACCCTCTTCGCGTTCGACCCCACGCACGCGCGGGCGATCGGGCTGAATCCGCGACTGCTCGGCGCACTGCTGCTCGGCCTGCTCGCGCTCACCGCGGTCGTGGCGCTCCAGGTCGTCGGCGTCATCCTCGTGGTCGCGATGCTCATCATCCCCGGCGCCACGGCGTATCTCCTCACCGACCGCTTCGGCCGCATGCTCGTCATCGCCCCGACGCTGGCGGTGCTGTGCTCCGCCGTCGGCATCTACGCGAGCTACTGGCTCGACGCGGCATCGGGAGGGCTCGTCGTGCTCGCCCAGGGCGCGGCCTTCGTGCTCGTCTACCTCTTCGGCCCGAGGCACGGCCTCCTCGGACGGATCCGCGGGCGCCGGCGCGCCGAGGCCTGA
- a CDS encoding metal ABC transporter ATP-binding protein, which translates to MSAARPAASAGSDAGAPEPAIRIDDLVVRYGEVTALDGATLAVRPGRVTGLIGMNGSGKSTLFTAIMGGVRPERGDVRIAGRSPAEARSRGLVGYVPQSEAVDWAFPVSVRDVVMMGRYGRMGPMRRARAADREAVDAALARVELEDLADRQIGRLSGGQRKRAFVARGLAQGAGILLLDEPFAGVDKRSEATIVRLLRELADAGSTVLVSTHDLHALPALADDAALLLRRILFHGDVREALAPERLSLAFGLDPDALEGLA; encoded by the coding sequence GATGCGGGGGCGCCGGAGCCGGCGATCCGGATCGACGACCTCGTGGTCCGCTACGGGGAGGTGACCGCGCTCGACGGCGCGACGCTCGCGGTGCGACCGGGTCGCGTCACGGGCCTCATCGGGATGAACGGCTCGGGGAAGTCCACGCTGTTCACCGCGATCATGGGCGGAGTGCGGCCGGAGCGCGGCGACGTTCGCATCGCCGGCCGCTCCCCCGCCGAGGCGCGGAGCCGCGGCCTCGTCGGCTACGTGCCGCAGAGCGAGGCCGTCGACTGGGCCTTCCCCGTGTCCGTGCGCGACGTCGTGATGATGGGCCGGTACGGGCGCATGGGCCCGATGCGGCGCGCCCGCGCCGCCGACCGCGAGGCCGTCGACGCGGCGCTCGCGCGCGTGGAGCTGGAGGACCTCGCCGATCGGCAGATCGGCCGGCTCTCCGGCGGCCAGCGCAAGCGCGCCTTCGTGGCCCGCGGCCTCGCGCAGGGCGCCGGCATCCTGCTCCTCGACGAGCCCTTCGCCGGGGTCGACAAGCGCTCGGAAGCGACCATCGTGCGCCTGCTCCGGGAGCTCGCGGATGCCGGCAGCACGGTGCTCGTCTCGACGCACGATCTCCACGCGCTCCCCGCGCTCGCCGATGACGCGGCGCTGCTGCTGCGCCGCATCCTCTTCCACGGCGACGTCCGCGAGGCGCTCGCGCCGGAGCGCCTGTCGCTCGCCTTCGGACTCGATCCCGACGCCCTGGAAGGACTCGCATGA